Proteins encoded by one window of Nocardia goodfellowii:
- a CDS encoding ATP-binding cassette domain-containing protein: MTTAADSHDLIRVHGARVNNLKDVSIELPKRRLTVFTGVSGSGKSSLVFDTIAAESQRLINETYSTFVQGFMPTLARPDVDVLDGLTTAISVDQQRIGSDPRSTVGTATDANAMLRILFSRLGKPHIGSPQAFSFNVASISGAGAVTVEKGGQQVKERRSFSITGGMCLRCEGRGVINDIDLTQIYDENKSLNEGALTVPGYSMDGWFGRIFSGSGFFDMDKPIKKFTKKQLNDLLHKEPTKIKVDGINLTYEGVIPKMRKSMLSKDVDSLQPHIRAFVERAVTFGTCPDCGGTRLTEAARSSKIKKLSIADACAMQISDLAEWVRGLNEPSVAPLLDKLAHTLDSFVEIGLGYLSLDRPAGTLSGGEAQRVKMIRHLGSALTDVTYVFDEPTVGLHPHDIQRMNNLLLQLRDKGNTVLVVEHKPEAIAIADHVVDIGPGAGTAGGSVCYEGTVEGLRASGTVTGKHLDDRATLKDSVREPTGKLPIRGANSHNLQDVDVDIPLGVLCVVTGVAGSGKSSLIHGSIPAAEGVVAVDQTPIRGSRRSNPATYTGLLEPIRKAFAKANGVKPALFSANSAGACPNCNGAGVIYTDLGIMAGMETVCEVCDGKRFLAEVLDYKLGGRDISEVLAMPVSEAERFFRAGEAKLPAAHVILERLVDVGLGYLTIGQPLTTLSGGERQRLKLATHMGDKGGVYVLDEPTTGLHLADVENLLALLDRLVESGKSVIVIEHHQAVMAHADWIIDLGPGAGHDGGKIVFEGTPAELIADRSTLTGQHLAEYVGAPAKSTRKKAAAKR; this comes from the coding sequence GGTGCGCGCGTCAACAACCTCAAAGACGTCAGTATCGAGCTGCCCAAGCGCCGGTTGACCGTATTCACCGGTGTCTCCGGCTCGGGCAAGAGTTCGCTGGTGTTCGACACCATCGCCGCGGAGTCGCAGCGGCTGATCAACGAGACCTACAGCACCTTCGTGCAGGGTTTCATGCCGACGCTGGCCCGCCCGGACGTCGACGTGCTCGACGGTCTCACCACCGCGATCAGCGTCGACCAGCAGCGGATCGGCTCGGATCCGCGCTCGACGGTCGGCACCGCCACCGACGCCAACGCCATGCTGCGCATTCTGTTCAGCCGGCTCGGCAAGCCGCATATCGGTTCGCCGCAGGCGTTTTCGTTCAATGTCGCCTCGATCAGCGGCGCGGGCGCGGTCACCGTGGAGAAGGGTGGCCAGCAGGTCAAGGAGCGCCGCAGCTTCAGCATCACCGGCGGCATGTGCCTGCGCTGCGAGGGGCGCGGCGTGATCAACGACATCGATCTGACCCAGATCTACGACGAGAACAAGTCGCTGAACGAGGGCGCGCTCACTGTTCCGGGTTACAGCATGGACGGCTGGTTCGGCCGGATCTTCAGCGGCTCCGGCTTCTTCGACATGGACAAGCCGATCAAGAAGTTCACCAAGAAGCAGCTCAACGATCTGCTGCACAAGGAGCCGACCAAGATCAAGGTCGACGGCATCAACCTGACCTACGAGGGCGTCATCCCGAAGATGCGCAAGTCGATGCTGTCCAAGGACGTGGACTCGTTGCAACCGCATATCCGCGCTTTCGTCGAGCGTGCGGTCACCTTCGGCACCTGTCCCGACTGCGGCGGCACCCGGCTCACCGAGGCGGCGCGCTCGTCGAAGATCAAGAAGCTCAGCATCGCCGACGCCTGCGCCATGCAGATCAGCGACCTGGCCGAGTGGGTTCGCGGCTTGAACGAACCGTCGGTGGCGCCGCTGCTGGACAAGCTCGCGCACACCCTGGACTCGTTCGTCGAGATCGGTCTCGGCTATCTGTCGCTGGATCGCCCGGCGGGCACGCTGTCCGGCGGAGAAGCGCAGCGCGTCAAGATGATTCGCCATCTCGGGTCCGCGCTCACCGATGTCACCTACGTCTTCGACGAGCCGACGGTCGGTCTGCATCCGCATGACATCCAGCGCATGAACAACCTGCTGCTGCAATTGCGGGACAAGGGCAACACGGTGCTGGTGGTGGAGCACAAGCCGGAGGCGATCGCGATCGCCGATCACGTGGTGGACATCGGTCCGGGTGCCGGCACGGCCGGTGGTTCGGTCTGCTACGAGGGCACCGTCGAGGGGCTGCGCGCCAGCGGCACCGTCACCGGCAAGCACCTGGATGACCGTGCCACGCTGAAAGATTCGGTGCGTGAGCCCACCGGTAAGTTGCCCATCCGCGGCGCGAACAGCCATAACCTGCAGGACGTCGATGTCGACATTCCGCTGGGCGTGCTGTGTGTCGTCACCGGCGTGGCGGGGTCGGGCAAGAGTTCGCTGATCCACGGTTCGATCCCGGCGGCGGAAGGCGTGGTGGCCGTCGACCAGACGCCCATCCGCGGTTCCCGTCGCAGCAACCCGGCGACCTACACCGGTCTGCTGGAACCGATTCGCAAGGCCTTCGCCAAGGCCAACGGCGTGAAACCCGCACTGTTCAGCGCCAATTCGGCGGGCGCCTGCCCGAACTGCAACGGCGCCGGTGTCATCTACACCGATCTCGGGATCATGGCGGGCATGGAAACGGTCTGCGAGGTGTGCGACGGTAAGCGGTTCCTGGCGGAAGTGCTGGACTACAAGCTCGGCGGCCGGGACATCAGCGAGGTGCTGGCCATGCCGGTCTCCGAGGCGGAGCGGTTCTTCCGCGCGGGCGAGGCGAAACTGCCTGCGGCACATGTGATCCTGGAACGCCTGGTCGATGTCGGACTCGGTTACCTGACCATCGGCCAGCCGCTCACCACGCTGTCCGGGGGCGAGCGGCAACGGCTGAAGCTGGCCACCCACATGGGCGACAAAGGCGGGGTCTACGTCCTCGACGAGCCGACCACCGGCCTGCACCTCGCCGACGTCGAGAACCTGCTCGCGCTGCTGGACCGGCTGGTCGAATCCGGTAAGTCGGTCATCGTGATCGAACATCATCAGGCGGTCATGGCGCACGCGGACTGGATCATCGACCTCGGTCCCGGTGCGGGTCACGACGGCGGCAAGATCGTCTTCGAGGGCACGCCCGCGGAATTGATCGCCGACCGGTCCACCCTCACCGGTCAGCACCTCGCGGAATACGTCGGAGCGCCCGCCAAGAGCACGCGGAAGAAGGCCGCCGCGAAGCGGTAG
- a CDS encoding PPOX class F420-dependent oxidoreductase encodes MTAELSPELKKYLDESKVFATAATINPDGQPHLSVIWVDRDGDDILFSTTVERRHAKNIARDPRVTLMINPPENPYVYAEVRGSVTVTDDPDRSLPDKLSRKYTGLPYAEFNPASVHDGARIVVRVTPTKVVGRL; translated from the coding sequence ATGACGGCTGAGCTCTCACCCGAACTGAAGAAGTACCTCGATGAGTCGAAGGTGTTCGCCACCGCGGCGACCATCAACCCGGATGGGCAACCGCATCTGAGCGTGATCTGGGTCGACCGCGACGGCGACGACATCCTGTTCTCCACCACCGTGGAGCGAAGGCACGCCAAGAACATCGCCCGGGATCCGCGCGTCACCCTGATGATCAACCCGCCGGAGAATCCGTACGTCTACGCGGAGGTGCGGGGCTCGGTCACCGTCACCGACGACCCGGACCGGTCGCTGCCGGACAAGCTGTCGCGCAAGTACACCGGACTCCCCTACGCCGAATTCAACCCGGCCTCGGTGCACGACGGCGCGCGCATCGTCGTGCGGGTCACGCCGACAAAGGTCGTCGGCCGCCTGTAA